A region of Faecalibacterium taiwanense DNA encodes the following proteins:
- the cdaA gene encoding diadenylate cyclase CdaA — translation MTLNAIIANFQTFKLVDLLDIIIISFLIYQLLGIVNRTRAGQLFKGALLVMAVYLVANTLNMRTVTWLLNSLLQVGLLTLVVLFQPEIRRALERMGQTDQWAAKLFNVKGRYNDPSLKGAWRSAIIAICDAAERFSETKTGALIVLERHTNLSEIVRTGTPVNSAVNLEVLGTIFYEGTPLHDGAAIIENGRIKAAGCVLPLSNNLDLGKDMGTRHRACLGIAENSDAIAIVVSEETGIISMAKNGVLIRHFDRQTLYTRLVDEMIPKETTTEKTTVSGWRGQLDRLWKWVSQKEDDAQ, via the coding sequence ATGACTCTGAACGCGATCATTGCAAATTTCCAGACCTTCAAACTGGTCGATTTGCTGGATATCATCATCATTTCCTTCCTGATTTACCAGCTGCTGGGCATTGTCAACCGCACCCGCGCCGGCCAGCTGTTCAAGGGCGCGCTGCTGGTGATGGCAGTTTATCTGGTGGCCAACACCCTGAATATGCGCACGGTGACCTGGCTGCTGAACTCACTGCTGCAGGTGGGCCTGCTGACGCTGGTGGTGTTGTTCCAGCCGGAGATCCGCCGTGCACTGGAGCGCATGGGCCAGACCGACCAGTGGGCTGCCAAGCTGTTCAATGTCAAGGGCCGCTACAACGACCCCAGCCTCAAGGGCGCATGGCGCAGTGCCATCATTGCCATCTGCGATGCGGCAGAGCGCTTTTCTGAGACCAAGACCGGTGCACTGATCGTGCTGGAACGCCACACGAACCTTTCGGAGATCGTGCGCACTGGCACGCCGGTGAACAGTGCGGTCAATCTGGAAGTGCTGGGCACCATTTTCTACGAGGGCACGCCCCTGCACGATGGTGCTGCCATCATTGAGAATGGCCGCATCAAAGCCGCGGGCTGTGTGCTGCCGCTTTCCAACAATCTGGATCTTGGCAAGGATATGGGCACCCGTCACCGCGCCTGCCTTGGCATTGCCGAAAATTCCGATGCAATTGCCATCGTGGTCAGCGAGGAGACCGGCATCATCTCCATGGCAAAGAACGGCGTGCTGATCCGCCATTTTGACCGCCAGACCCTGTATACCCGTCTGGTGGATGAGATGATCCCTAAGGAGACCACCACCGAAAAGACGACGGTCAGCGGCTGGCGCGGTCAGCTGGACCGTCTGTGGAAATGGGTCAGCCAGAAGGAGGACGATGCGCAATGA
- the ispF gene encoding 2-C-methyl-D-erythritol 2,4-cyclodiphosphate synthase, which translates to MKKLEKRVSAVLVAAGSSTRMGFDKLSFDLGGETVLHRSIRAFEQDPLVTEIVLVAGKNRAFVEQQAADCTKPVQIATGGTTRAESAKNGVLAAAGELVAVHDAARPFVSQAVITAALEAAARCGAAAPAVPVKDTIKAAARGNGKTVPDACLVYTTPDRSTLYAVQTPQCFDRAEYLAALEELDAEKARLVTDDCSLFELTGRAVQLTQGDYANYKITTREDLPRPEQKEEHKMRIGHGYDVHRLVEGRKLILGGVEVPFEKGLLGHSDADVLAHAVMDAVLGAAALGDIGQHFPDNDPAYSGADSLKLARRVAEILKEHGFRIENIDATLLCQRPKLAPYIPAMRQNLADAFGLPVDAVSVKATTEEHLGFTGEGLGIAAHAVALIETL; encoded by the coding sequence GTGAAGAAATTGGAAAAGAGAGTATCCGCGGTACTGGTGGCGGCGGGGTCTTCCACACGCATGGGCTTTGACAAGCTCAGCTTTGATCTGGGCGGCGAGACCGTGCTGCACCGCAGCATCCGCGCGTTTGAACAGGACCCGCTTGTCACGGAGATCGTGCTGGTGGCCGGTAAGAACCGCGCCTTTGTGGAGCAGCAGGCAGCAGACTGCACAAAGCCTGTGCAGATCGCAACGGGCGGCACCACCCGCGCCGAGAGCGCAAAAAACGGCGTGCTGGCGGCAGCAGGGGAGCTTGTGGCAGTGCACGACGCGGCAAGACCCTTCGTCAGTCAGGCCGTCATCACAGCAGCGCTGGAAGCAGCGGCCCGGTGCGGCGCAGCTGCACCTGCCGTACCGGTAAAGGATACCATCAAGGCTGCAGCGCGCGGCAACGGAAAGACCGTGCCGGATGCCTGCCTTGTGTACACAACGCCCGACCGCAGCACCCTGTATGCGGTGCAGACCCCTCAGTGCTTTGACCGCGCAGAGTACCTTGCTGCGCTGGAAGAGCTGGATGCCGAAAAAGCCCGCCTTGTCACCGACGACTGCAGCCTGTTCGAGCTGACCGGCCGCGCCGTGCAGCTGACGCAGGGCGATTACGCCAATTATAAGATCACGACCCGCGAGGACTTGCCCCGCCCGGAACAGAAAGAGGAACACAAAATGCGCATTGGACATGGTTATGACGTGCACCGTCTGGTGGAAGGCCGCAAGTTGATTCTGGGCGGCGTGGAAGTGCCTTTTGAAAAAGGCCTGCTGGGCCACTCGGATGCAGATGTGCTGGCCCATGCGGTGATGGATGCTGTGCTGGGTGCCGCTGCGCTGGGGGATATCGGCCAGCATTTCCCGGATAATGACCCGGCCTACTCTGGTGCCGACAGCCTGAAGCTGGCCCGCCGTGTGGCCGAAATTTTAAAGGAGCACGGCTTCCGCATTGAAAATATCGACGCGACGCTGTTGTGTCAGCGGCCCAAGCTTGCGCCGTACATTCCGGCCATGCGCCAGAATCTGGCCGATGCCTTCGGCCTGCCGGTGGATGCCGTGAGCGTAAAGGCCACCACCGAGGAACATCTGGGCTTTACCGGCGAGGGGCTGGGCATTGCCGCCCACGCCGTTGCCCTGATCGAAACACTGTAA
- a CDS encoding FAD-dependent oxidoreductase, translated as MILVRNIRLPLSAGEPQAFEKALHAARIPRGKVQHLGVAKLSVDARHGQPKLVYTVAVTLKEPAEEAALAARCGDASLQQKVDFSVQNGIQPLAHRPVVCGLGPAGLFAALLLARQGYQPIVLERGPALDERVKAVEHFSATGELDVNANIQFGEGGAGTFSDGKLTTRIGDELCGFVTEVFLQHGAPEEIAWKQKPHVGTDLLRGVITSIRKEIEALGGEVHFNTALTGFEQKNGQLTGIFTTNGTFACEALVFAVGHSARDTFGMLMDGGLQLECKPFSVGFRAEHLQSEIEKSLYHEAAGHPALPRGEYQLSQHVGERCVYTFCMCPGGQVVASASEEGRVVTNGMSFHARNGKNANAAVVVSVGGKDFADDPRRAIAFQRELEAKAYAAGRSAGEYAAPAENIQSFLEGRGQLNIGRVQPTYDRGVAAADLGALLPQELAETLRAGLRAYERKIAGYTAPEAILTGLETRTSSPVRLKREENFECTQLAGLYPCGEGAGYAGGIMSAAVDGLRVARAIISRYAPAEG; from the coding sequence ATGATTCTGGTTCGCAACATCCGTCTGCCGCTCTCTGCCGGAGAGCCGCAGGCATTTGAAAAAGCCCTGCACGCTGCCCGCATCCCGCGCGGAAAGGTGCAGCATCTGGGCGTGGCAAAGCTCTCGGTGGATGCCCGCCATGGCCAGCCCAAGCTGGTGTATACCGTGGCTGTCACCCTGAAAGAACCTGCCGAGGAAGCGGCTCTTGCAGCCCGCTGTGGTGATGCTTCTCTGCAGCAGAAGGTGGATTTTTCGGTGCAGAATGGCATCCAGCCACTGGCACATCGGCCTGTGGTGTGCGGCCTTGGCCCGGCGGGCCTGTTTGCAGCGCTGCTGCTGGCCCGGCAGGGCTATCAGCCCATTGTGCTGGAGCGCGGCCCGGCGCTGGACGAGCGCGTAAAGGCGGTGGAACATTTTTCTGCTACCGGCGAACTGGATGTGAATGCGAATATTCAATTTGGCGAGGGCGGTGCCGGTACCTTTTCGGACGGCAAGCTGACCACCCGCATCGGCGATGAGCTGTGCGGCTTTGTTACCGAGGTGTTCCTGCAGCACGGTGCGCCGGAGGAGATCGCCTGGAAGCAGAAGCCCCATGTGGGCACCGACCTGCTGCGCGGTGTGATCACATCTATCCGCAAGGAGATCGAAGCTCTGGGCGGTGAGGTGCATTTCAACACGGCCCTGACCGGCTTTGAACAGAAAAATGGTCAGCTCACCGGCATTTTTACCACAAATGGCACCTTTGCCTGCGAAGCTTTGGTGTTCGCGGTGGGCCACTCGGCCCGCGATACCTTCGGGATGCTGATGGACGGCGGCCTGCAGCTGGAATGCAAGCCGTTCAGTGTGGGCTTCCGCGCCGAGCATCTGCAGAGTGAGATCGAAAAGAGCTTATATCACGAGGCTGCCGGGCATCCGGCTTTGCCGCGGGGCGAGTATCAGCTTTCCCAGCATGTGGGGGAGCGGTGCGTTTACACCTTCTGCATGTGCCCCGGCGGGCAGGTGGTGGCATCGGCCAGCGAGGAAGGCCGTGTAGTGACCAACGGCATGAGCTTCCACGCCCGCAATGGCAAAAATGCCAACGCGGCCGTGGTAGTGAGCGTGGGAGGCAAGGACTTTGCAGACGATCCGCGCCGGGCCATCGCGTTCCAGCGGGAGCTGGAAGCCAAAGCCTACGCCGCTGGGCGCAGTGCAGGGGAGTATGCCGCTCCGGCAGAGAACATCCAGAGCTTTCTGGAAGGGCGCGGTCAGCTGAACATTGGACGCGTGCAGCCTACCTATGACCGCGGCGTTGCTGCGGCAGACCTCGGCGCACTGCTGCCGCAGGAGCTGGCCGAAACGCTGCGGGCGGGCCTGCGCGCCTACGAGCGCAAAATTGCGGGTTATACCGCGCCGGAAGCGATCCTTACGGGTCTTGAGACCCGCACCAGCAGCCCGGTGCGGCTGAAGCGGGAAGAAAATTTTGAATGCACCCAGCTGGCAGGTCTGTATCCCTGCGGCGAGGGTGCCGGATATGCGGGCGGCATCATGAGCGCCGCCGTGGATGGCCTGCGGGTGGCCCGCGCCATCATCAGCCGGTATGCACCGGCAGAAGGGTGA
- a CDS encoding phospho-sugar mutase, producing the protein MYLDEYKRWMAAELEDADLKPELAKIEGNDDEIKDRFAVALKFGTAGLRGVLGAGTNRMNIYVVRQATQGLANWVKTQGGSQTVAISYDSRLKSDIFAKTAAGVLAANGIKVRIYDALMPVPALSFATRYYQCNAGIMVTASHNPAKYNGYKAYGPDGCQMTDDAAAIVYDEIQKTDVLTGAKYISFAEGVEQGLIRFVGDDCKKALYDAIEARQVRPGLCKTAGLKLVYSPLNGSGLVPVTHVLNDMGITDITIVPEQEYPNGYFTTCSYPNPEIFEALKLGLELATKTGADLMLATDPDADRVGIAMKCPDGSYELVSGNEMGALLLDYICAGRIEKGTMPKNPVAVKSIVSTPLADAIAAHYGVEMRSVLTGFKWIGDQIANLEAAGEVDRFIFGFEESYGYLAGPYVRDKDAVIGSMLICEMAAYYRSIGSSIKQRLEEIYKQYGRYLNKVDSFEFPGLTGMEKMASIMQKLRDNPPAELAGHKVVKVTDYKKPEETGLPAANVLIYSLENGATVVVRPSGTEPKIKTYFTTLGKDLAEAQAQKDALAAAIEPILK; encoded by the coding sequence ATGTATTTGGATGAATATAAGCGCTGGATGGCTGCAGAGCTGGAAGACGCTGATCTGAAGCCGGAGCTGGCCAAGATCGAGGGAAATGACGACGAGATCAAGGACCGCTTTGCTGTGGCTTTGAAGTTTGGCACCGCTGGTCTGCGCGGCGTTCTGGGCGCTGGCACCAACCGTATGAATATCTATGTTGTGCGTCAGGCCACGCAGGGTCTGGCAAACTGGGTCAAGACTCAGGGCGGCAGCCAGACTGTGGCGATCAGCTACGACAGCCGCCTGAAGAGCGATATCTTTGCCAAGACCGCCGCAGGCGTTCTGGCGGCAAACGGTATCAAGGTGCGCATTTACGATGCTCTGATGCCTGTGCCTGCACTGAGCTTTGCTACCCGTTACTACCAGTGCAATGCTGGTATCATGGTCACGGCTTCTCACAACCCGGCCAAGTACAACGGCTACAAGGCCTACGGCCCGGATGGCTGCCAGATGACCGATGATGCTGCTGCCATCGTATACGATGAGATCCAGAAGACGGATGTGCTGACCGGTGCAAAGTACATATCCTTTGCCGAGGGCGTGGAGCAGGGCCTGATCCGCTTTGTGGGCGACGACTGCAAGAAGGCACTGTATGATGCCATTGAGGCCCGTCAGGTGCGCCCGGGCCTGTGCAAGACTGCCGGCCTGAAGCTGGTGTACAGCCCGCTGAATGGTTCCGGTCTGGTGCCGGTCACCCACGTGCTGAACGATATGGGCATCACCGATATCACCATCGTGCCCGAGCAGGAGTACCCCAACGGCTACTTTACCACCTGCTCCTACCCGAACCCCGAAATTTTCGAGGCTCTGAAGCTGGGTCTGGAGCTGGCAACCAAGACTGGTGCCGATCTGATGCTGGCCACCGACCCCGATGCCGACCGCGTGGGCATTGCCATGAAGTGCCCGGATGGCAGCTATGAGCTGGTATCCGGCAACGAGATGGGCGCTCTGCTGCTGGATTACATCTGCGCAGGCCGCATCGAGAAGGGCACCATGCCCAAAAACCCGGTGGCCGTCAAGTCCATCGTATCCACTCCGCTGGCCGATGCCATTGCCGCACACTACGGCGTGGAAATGCGCAGCGTGCTGACCGGCTTCAAGTGGATCGGCGACCAGATCGCAAATCTGGAAGCTGCCGGTGAGGTGGACCGCTTCATCTTTGGCTTCGAGGAGAGCTACGGCTATCTGGCCGGCCCCTATGTACGCGATAAGGATGCCGTCATCGGTTCCATGCTGATCTGCGAAATGGCCGCTTACTACCGCAGCATCGGTTCCTCCATCAAGCAGCGTCTGGAAGAGATCTATAAACAGTATGGCCGCTACCTGAACAAGGTGGACAGCTTCGAGTTCCCCGGCCTGACCGGCATGGAGAAGATGGCTTCCATCATGCAGAAGCTGCGTGATAACCCGCCCGCCGAGCTGGCTGGCCACAAGGTGGTCAAGGTGACCGACTACAAGAAGCCCGAGGAGACCGGCCTGCCCGCTGCAAACGTGCTGATCTACAGTCTGGAAAACGGTGCGACCGTTGTGGTGCGTCCCTCCGGCACGGAGCCGAAGATCAAGACCTACTTCACCACTCTGGGCAAGGATCTGGCTGAAGCACAGGCACAGAAGGATGCTCTGGCTGCTGCCATCGAGCCGATCCTGAAGTAA
- a CDS encoding CdaR family protein, whose product MNNEPNKKNGAKPAVAHKKNILDDRRIRLALSVLGAIVAWMVVTIIVQPGTSNTIYNVPVDYTYDSAAYTSRGLSIVSAEDKTVNLKISGDGYTIGGLTASDFVVYPDFSSVRDSGEKTLRLLVRGANGLLNGVTVTMEGNDNTVDVVFDVVEEKTLPVTITTNYLTIADGYILYSTDVSKENITLSGPSSELDKVATCTAEVTYSGELTESITLNTPLRFYTSGGKEVKFEYTELEENSVDVTLQVYKMATLPVDVNFINAPRDFDDSMLVYALSRKQLKVAGPAAKIDMLSTLPIGNIDLSTFTLNKSYELPIDLPADIYLLDNISTIMVSFDCSNLGTKTMNLPNTCVQVVNLPSTYQLTVQTERLMNVTLCGPKGAIETLTPEQVVIEIDAEDFSVATGEQNIACRLYVPSNGKIFALGSYVLQCRIESN is encoded by the coding sequence ATGAACAACGAACCCAACAAGAAAAATGGCGCAAAGCCGGCGGTCGCCCATAAGAAAAACATTCTGGACGACCGCCGCATCCGGCTGGCACTTTCGGTGCTGGGTGCCATCGTTGCATGGATGGTGGTCACCATCATCGTGCAGCCCGGCACCAGCAACACCATCTACAATGTGCCGGTGGATTATACCTACGATTCCGCTGCTTACACCTCCCGGGGCCTGAGCATCGTCAGCGCTGAGGATAAGACCGTGAACCTGAAGATCTCCGGCGACGGCTACACCATCGGCGGGCTGACGGCTTCCGACTTTGTGGTCTACCCGGATTTTTCCAGCGTACGCGACAGCGGCGAAAAGACCCTGCGCCTGCTGGTACGCGGTGCCAACGGCCTGCTGAACGGTGTGACCGTGACCATGGAAGGCAATGACAACACGGTGGATGTGGTGTTTGACGTGGTGGAGGAAAAGACCCTGCCCGTTACCATTACCACCAACTACCTGACCATCGCGGACGGTTATATCCTTTATAGTACGGATGTTTCCAAGGAGAATATCACCCTTTCCGGCCCCAGCAGTGAGCTGGATAAAGTTGCTACCTGCACAGCAGAGGTGACCTACAGCGGCGAACTGACCGAGTCCATCACGCTGAACACGCCGCTGCGCTTCTATACCTCCGGCGGCAAGGAAGTCAAGTTTGAGTACACGGAGCTGGAAGAGAACAGCGTGGATGTGACCTTGCAGGTGTACAAGATGGCAACGCTGCCGGTGGACGTGAATTTCATCAATGCACCGCGTGATTTTGATGATTCGATGCTGGTATATGCACTCAGCCGCAAGCAGCTCAAGGTGGCAGGTCCGGCAGCTAAGATCGATATGCTGTCCACGCTGCCCATCGGCAATATCGACCTTTCCACCTTTACACTGAACAAGAGCTATGAGCTGCCCATCGACCTGCCCGCAGACATCTATCTGCTGGATAACATTTCCACCATAATGGTCAGCTTTGACTGCTCCAATCTGGGAACCAAGACCATGAACCTGCCCAATACCTGCGTGCAGGTGGTCAACCTGCCCTCTACCTACCAGCTGACGGTGCAGACCGAACGCCTGATGAATGTAACGCTCTGCGGCCCCAAGGGCGCGATCGAAACGCTGACCCCGGAGCAGGTGGTCATTGAGATCGATGCCGAGGATTTCTCGGTGGCGACCGGCGAGCAGAACATTGCCTGCCGCCTGTATGTGCCCTCCAACGGCAAGATTTTTGCACTGGGCAGCTATGTGCTGCAGTGCCGCATCGAAAGCAACTGA
- a CDS encoding 5-bromo-4-chloroindolyl phosphate hydrolysis family protein — MNDRENDTMRENEGRQVQQELENQLRAFGDTVSDAFAHGFEGKGEDIGDRAYGVGRAAVNAANFGLGEAAKAFRSSREEYYRSRQNAQKTKQGLNEDCINAQAAGVSGWFRQMFGKAETTPADEIRASAKKRYSAGCALLAVGITFTVIFGITAVSCLGAAGLFTPNAAVLQALLQDSFMAENAAAMGSFALGAVRITGWCFAAVTAVFVWMITAGASRLKASKTLLRLAEAAEGFDCKKGLPLEAVDEKKARALKRVRRFIRNGWLSAWVDEKAEKLYLTAEDYRAAQEAAAASKAPPQPEPEAEKTDDVPLNLETARRFAAVLQQEKQLMQDAQGREELDHMQTTTTAICDWLEAHPESLPKARRFAEYYIPTTLKLLHTYNDVQGQQGENAETIRRDIAGILHTLNQAYDTLYDTLLSDVAMDVSSEIAALQGMLANDGLTGGNFE, encoded by the coding sequence ATGAACGATCGTGAAAACGATACAATGAGAGAGAATGAGGGCCGTCAGGTGCAGCAGGAGCTGGAAAACCAGCTGCGCGCCTTTGGCGATACCGTGTCGGATGCCTTTGCCCATGGCTTTGAGGGCAAAGGGGAGGACATTGGCGACCGCGCCTATGGTGTGGGCCGTGCGGCGGTGAATGCTGCAAACTTTGGCCTTGGCGAAGCGGCAAAGGCGTTCCGCAGCAGCCGGGAGGAATACTACCGCAGCCGTCAGAATGCGCAGAAGACGAAACAGGGCTTGAATGAGGACTGTATCAACGCGCAGGCCGCAGGTGTTTCCGGCTGGTTCCGGCAGATGTTCGGCAAGGCAGAGACGACCCCGGCAGACGAGATCCGCGCCAGTGCCAAAAAGCGCTACAGCGCAGGCTGTGCATTGCTGGCAGTCGGCATCACGTTTACGGTGATCTTTGGCATCACGGCGGTTTCCTGTCTGGGTGCGGCGGGCCTGTTTACGCCCAATGCGGCGGTTCTGCAGGCTCTTCTGCAGGACAGCTTTATGGCTGAAAATGCTGCAGCCATGGGCAGCTTTGCGCTGGGGGCGGTGCGGATCACCGGCTGGTGCTTTGCGGCTGTCACCGCCGTGTTCGTGTGGATGATCACTGCCGGTGCGTCCCGCCTGAAGGCCAGCAAGACGCTGCTCCGTCTGGCCGAGGCAGCAGAAGGCTTTGACTGCAAAAAGGGCCTGCCGCTGGAAGCCGTGGACGAGAAAAAGGCCCGGGCACTCAAGCGGGTGCGCAGATTCATCCGCAATGGCTGGCTGAGTGCATGGGTGGACGAAAAAGCGGAAAAGCTTTACCTGACTGCTGAGGATTACCGTGCCGCGCAGGAGGCTGCCGCAGCCTCCAAGGCACCGCCGCAGCCGGAACCGGAGGCAGAAAAAACGGACGATGTGCCGCTCAATCTTGAGACAGCGCGCCGCTTTGCTGCCGTGTTGCAGCAGGAAAAACAGCTGATGCAGGATGCGCAGGGCCGCGAAGAGCTGGACCATATGCAGACCACCACCACTGCCATCTGTGACTGGCTGGAAGCACACCCGGAAAGCCTGCCCAAGGCCCGCCGCTTTGCGGAATACTATATCCCCACCACCCTCAAGCTGCTGCACACCTACAACGATGTGCAGGGCCAGCAGGGCGAAAACGCCGAGACCATCCGCCGCGATATCGCGGGCATCCTTCACACGCTGAATCAGGCCTACGACACCCTGTATGATACGCTGCTCTCGGATGTAGCGATGGATGTCTCTTCTGAGATCGCCGCCCTGCAGGGAATGCTGGCCAACGACGGCCTGACGGGAGGAAATTTTGAATGA
- the recJ gene encoding single-stranded-DNA-specific exonuclease RecJ: MTYRAWNLKPLDRAALRELTQAIAEQATEELEYNAQNDEPWSEQKYAATLAAQQKENALLAGVLTARGITDPTEALTLLAGEEELSAPSLLTDMDKACERIWRAIDEGETIVVFGDYDVDGVTATALLYQHLKGMGATVKCMLPSREGDGYGLSRNAIRSIHDKGCKLIVTVDNGISAVEEADYAAELGIDLIITDHHLPPETLPKAIAVVDPRREDDTSPFKGLCGAGVAFKLCAALDGCPPEEMLDYCGDLAAVGTVADVMPLTGENRTLVKAGLRQLQNTDRPGLEALLEEVGLAGKPVTAENVSYAIAPRINAAGRMDNAVTALQLVMCEDPDRAAELAHKLNEINTKRQETELQIFKAAQELLEQEPERLEDRVMLLWGRDWHPGVIGIVASRLVERTGRPVIVVTIDEHGECKGSGRSVQGFNLHACIGACADLLIRYGGHAMAAGLSVREENLPALRRRLNDWAARECPVLHTTPLECDLPIHLDRVTVESVRKLDQLAPYGAENPTPVFLLQNAVLDGVYPVSEGRHSRLRLRQGNASVYAVWFGMPPERLPYAMGDVVDAALNLSVYDSPRGAQLSGRILDLHPAGLGTKLAEQAAFVVALRRGTPLTEEQKKLITPERSDIVTVYRELQARRWHAEDLQPLCAKLGEENTGKTLVAVTALEQVGLIATVEKGGAKYLELVPAQGKKNLADAPVLKCLEGM, encoded by the coding sequence ATGACCTACCGTGCATGGAATCTGAAGCCGCTGGACCGTGCCGCGCTGCGGGAGCTGACGCAGGCGATTGCGGAGCAGGCCACCGAAGAACTGGAATATAACGCACAGAACGACGAGCCGTGGAGCGAGCAAAAATATGCGGCCACCCTTGCCGCCCAGCAGAAGGAAAATGCCCTGTTGGCGGGCGTGCTGACGGCCCGCGGCATTACCGACCCTACCGAAGCACTGACCCTGCTTGCCGGTGAGGAAGAATTGAGCGCCCCTTCGCTGCTCACCGATATGGACAAGGCCTGCGAGCGCATCTGGCGGGCCATTGACGAGGGCGAGACCATTGTGGTGTTCGGCGATTATGACGTGGACGGCGTGACGGCCACGGCCCTGCTGTACCAGCATCTCAAGGGCATGGGGGCTACCGTAAAATGTATGCTGCCCAGCCGCGAGGGCGACGGCTACGGCCTTTCGCGCAATGCCATCCGTTCCATCCACGATAAGGGCTGCAAGCTGATCGTGACGGTGGATAACGGCATTTCTGCTGTGGAAGAAGCCGATTATGCCGCTGAACTGGGCATTGACCTGATCATTACCGACCATCATCTGCCGCCGGAAACTCTGCCCAAGGCCATTGCCGTGGTAGACCCCCGTCGTGAGGACGACACCAGTCCCTTCAAGGGCCTGTGCGGTGCAGGCGTGGCGTTCAAGCTGTGTGCCGCACTGGATGGCTGCCCGCCGGAAGAAATGCTGGACTACTGCGGCGACCTTGCCGCTGTGGGTACTGTGGCGGACGTGATGCCGCTTACCGGCGAAAACCGCACCCTTGTCAAGGCGGGCCTGCGCCAGCTGCAGAACACGGACCGTCCGGGTCTGGAAGCGTTGCTGGAAGAGGTGGGCCTTGCGGGCAAACCGGTCACCGCAGAAAATGTCAGCTACGCCATTGCGCCCCGCATCAATGCGGCTGGCCGCATGGACAACGCTGTTACGGCTTTGCAGCTGGTGATGTGTGAGGACCCGGACCGCGCCGCAGAGCTGGCCCATAAACTGAACGAGATCAATACAAAGCGTCAGGAGACAGAGCTGCAGATCTTCAAGGCCGCGCAGGAACTGCTGGAACAGGAACCGGAGCGGCTGGAAGACCGCGTGATGCTGCTGTGGGGCCGCGATTGGCACCCCGGTGTCATTGGCATCGTGGCATCCCGGCTGGTGGAACGCACCGGCCGGCCTGTGATCGTGGTGACGATCGACGAGCACGGCGAATGCAAGGGCAGCGGACGCAGCGTGCAGGGCTTCAATTTGCATGCCTGCATTGGTGCCTGCGCAGATCTGCTCATCCGCTACGGCGGCCATGCCATGGCTGCGGGCCTTTCGGTGCGGGAAGAAAATCTGCCCGCTCTGCGCCGCCGCCTGAACGACTGGGCAGCACGGGAATGCCCGGTGCTGCATACCACCCCGCTGGAGTGCGACCTGCCCATCCATCTGGACCGTGTGACCGTGGAAAGTGTGCGGAAGCTCGACCAGCTGGCTCCCTATGGGGCCGAGAACCCGACCCCGGTGTTCCTTTTGCAGAACGCCGTGCTGGATGGGGTATACCCGGTATCGGAGGGCAGGCACAGCCGTCTGCGCTTGCGGCAGGGCAATGCCAGCGTGTATGCCGTGTGGTTCGGTATGCCGCCGGAACGGCTGCCCTATGCCATGGGCGATGTGGTGGATGCTGCGCTGAACCTTTCGGTCTACGATTCGCCCCGGGGCGCACAGCTTTCGGGCCGCATTCTGGACCTGCATCCGGCAGGGCTGGGCACAAAGCTTGCGGAGCAGGCTGCTTTTGTGGTGGCGCTGCGCCGCGGCACACCCCTGACTGAGGAACAGAAAAAGCTTATTACGCCTGAGCGCAGTGATATCGTCACAGTGTACCGTGAGCTGCAGGCGCGCCGCTGGCACGCAGAAGATCTGCAGCCGCTGTGCGCAAAACTGGGCGAGGAAAATACAGGCAAAACGCTGGTGGCGGTCACGGCCTTGGAACAGGTGGGACTGATCGCCACGGTGGAAAAGGGTGGGGCAAAATATCTGGAGCTTGTGCCTGCGCAGGGCAAAAAGAACCTTGCGGATGCCCCGGTCCTGAAATGTTTGGAGGGAATGTAA